The genomic window acaaattacttctcccataaAGTAAttacgttagtaactcagttaacctgaatgtaagagtaattagttacttcgcAAAGTAACAGgtgataattttgatgttttttttttttttttccaaaaaaaaaaaaaaaaaaaaagacaggtcacacaatgtgaagtttaaagggtttttgggacaactggCCCTTGCCcacttctttaccctaaactaaaCTAGATAtaggggtattgcgataactaggtaGTAgcatttgctatgtgtggaagtcatttaatgttgtgaatcaaccattaaagttgttaaaattgctcccgttattgcattagttcccttctgtctaccttcgacatgtgtaagttttaaaacggtttcatcatttaaagatagatttaagtcaagatttttccgatttaggagcattttagataaaattttacttaggttcgctaggaaggctcTCTACAACAGAACCTtcaagagaagtctactgctttaagatgacggctgtttactaacgcatctatttCTTTATTCATGTtgttaatgccgccgtgtctttcatttgcatctagttctatatacgtatatgtgatatctaccgtagcatcatgtgggcgtagcttgtaggcaggggtcgcgttaaccgaatattttccgtcgttgaccggttttttaaaacggtgacggaaaaaactgaagtccatctgtcattttgacaggttgcaattcacaccccagaccacagggtggcgagtgagcatattaattagctattgtctctcttgatgcatgacgtcgttggccttactcggaaaaatgtctaggcaactgagtgtttgcctggcacggctagactgttctccctgcatttttcaaacactgagagaaaagtctgggacacagcctctcgagtaggtacaaaatcaatcgacaaatcagatttgtttatttgcgtgacgtgttcttcacgagcaacgtcactcttgcgcgccgaaagtcgtctctacaacaacacggatggcgaacgagagagccgagaatatgttccgatccgcggtaaattcagttttaaatgagctaaaacacatcgacacgagtcattgacaacagtctgtctcgcgctagccatgttgaataaactccgttctcctcatatgtttacttccgcgcgcaagtccctcgtcctgccctcgtcgctttgctaacggcacgtctgcccgtcgctgattggtgcactccgctgtctgtttgcctcttgttaagtttgttcggacagaatattaattaaaaatgaatgaaaactaattaattaactttaaatctaaaatactcctaaatcggcaaaatcttgacttgaatctatcttcaaaacagttttaaaactttcacatgtcgaaagtagacagaagggaaattatggaataacgggagcaattttaacaactttaacagttgattcgcaaaattaaatgaattgaatgtagtttaaagctgctgatacagaatggaaacttgagtgttttatttactgttttaaaatgttaacttgatactgaaatagtcgtttatttaaacctgagaggctttttatacaatttttgtaactaatgcacgaaacattaaaagcatcgaaTAACTTGGgggttttgtgggattttccactgaggttgtttgtgtgttttgcttttttaagacagtttacaatattatttgcacgttttactgactgactatgccatttctgtttgttatttataatgttttgtgtttgtcactcaataaacaggtcagtttcttgttaccaaccattgtgtgttattcaaactcacctaattcagctggctagttgttatcaagagtactaaaacccttttcagcatgagtctgacaactaagtaaggaggctaaatgactttaaactttaacgcatgctcagataggccggtattggtatcggccaatatcggtatcggatcggaagtgcaaaacaatatcggtatcggatcggaagtgcaaaaacctggatcaggacatccctatttctcacaactaaaaaaaataacgccgttagtaacaccgttatagtctaacgccattatattctaacgccgttattaacaacactggtcgtcacatatggaaaaaatggaaaggacactttcgtttgtattgacacttgacgagtccaaTCAAATTATGTAcaatagacgtgctggggtccacactgttgcggacagcaaggtggctgaggaCTATAAATCCGAGCTGTTCTTGAACGCGATACAAGTAATACCTCGCACGTCTGCACATAAAGAGAACTTTTTACCAACTCCATTATTCCTGCTGCAACTCCGCTCgatgacgttaaaaaaaaaaaaaaaaaactttgtcgtccaattcaaatgaattggacgtccccTGCGGTTGTCTGCAGCCAATAAGtttaattttggagcattttaggtcatttgctgttggttTCCAGCTaatttcttgtttattttggggcaattctggatcacttcctgttaattttggggcctttatgagtcacttcctgttgattttggtttacAGGCAAAAAATAACCATtgatttagtaaaaaaaaaaaaaaaaatcaacagactAATCGGGTAGTAGTGAAAGTGACCCTTCTTAGTTGTCTTTATTGGACTCAAGCGACAAAGTGGGACTTACCGGGCCCGTGATTGGCGCTCTTCTCATCTACCCAGCTGTAGTAGGCGGAGCAATCTCCATTGCTGGGCAGTGTGACGGCGGGACCTGTGATGCTGACGCTAGTCTCTCCGTTCTGGTCGTCCCAGATCCAGCGACCCGACAGGTACGTGGTCCGCCGCGCCTCGGCCAGCTCACTCACTGTGCTGGACGTCAGTGCCGCCTCGCATTCAGACGCCGCATCGGCGGGGTCCCTGGAGGGCGAAGGTCCGGCGGGGTCAGCTGGCCACGGGTCGACCGTATTCTTACCTGTGACTTACCTGCTGCAAGCCTTCTCCTCGCGAGTAGGGAAGATGTGAGCGGTCAACTCCACAATGTGCTCCCGGCGCGTTGCCGCTAGCTGGGCCAGTAGCTGGCGCAGCTCCTGGCGGCGGCGCTCCAGCAGCTCGCCCAGACGGCGGTTGTGGCGCTCGATCTTTTCCTGCTTCTGCTGGTGGCGGCCGGCGCGGCGCTGAAGACGCTGACTTTCCTCCTGGGAGCGGAGCAGCAACTCCTTGTCTGATGGACAATATCGCACCAGTGCCATGTTAGGACTGTACAAGTTAAGCTGAACACACTGTAGTACAGCTTCTATGAttactaggatattctacaaaaaaaaaaactaataaacagaaaaacaagcttctgctgtgaattggaatgagtttatcactggtagactgggagggtggcagcgaatgaacgaatgttcattcgctgccaccctcccacttcaaacggatcgaacgtctatggccatcagtagcagccaatgccaggcaatgaggtaattttggcccatttaagGTCAATTACAGTGGGacatataagtatttagtcaaccaccaattgtgcaagttctcctacttgaaaagattagagaggcctgtaattgtcaacatgggtaatcctcaaccatgagagatagaatgtgggggggggggggactgaaaATCACAGTGAcctagccagtgtccagatctcaaccccatataaaatctgtggagagagctgaaagtccgtgttgcccaacgacagcctcaaaacatcactgctctagaggagatctgcatggacggaatgagccaaaataccggcaacagtgtgtgaaaagcttgtgaagagttacagaaaacgtttggccatctgttattgccaacaaagggtacataacaaagtattgagatgaacttttggtattgaccaaatacttattttccaccatgatttgcaaataaattgtttaaaagtcaaacaatgtgattttcttttcttttttccacattctgtctctcatggttgaggtttacccatgttgacgattacaggcctctctaatattttcaagtgggagaacttgcacagttagtggctgactaaatactgatttgccccactgtacctgtagattttcagttacttcctgttgattttgggggtattttatgggtcacctcctgttcattttgtgttacagaacaggaagcaaCCTGGGAATCAAcctatgaataggcagtgaatcaaaactcaaaaggaaatgacctggaaatgctctaaaatatgcagcaagtgacctataaatgccctgaaaatctgacagaatgactgtgaatgctctggtttcaaatgaacgaacgttcccagtctaactgGATTGGGTATCGAGCACCGccaaggcagccttagagttaactgagacaatattatggtggaagacttTGGCAGCAACTTgtttgttcctttttatttatttatttttttaagacattgacacctttttaaaatgatatctcgattcctgcaggagcatatctataacattttggaatacaaagtatcacgatatatcactgtttcgatattttgtcacaaccgGTTCCAATTATATTTCCAAACCCGAGACTCGGGTTGCTCGTACGCGGGTATTAATTGGGTATTTGGATGATGAAttgaagaaaaatgaaaatcctGACTCACCACTCTTGACGTCCTGACGTGCGCAAATCAGCGCTTGGTTGATCTGCTCCATCTTCATGCGGCACCACATCATCTTCCATTTCTGAACACCACACGGTCACAAACGACTTCCTGTCAAACACGCAGTCGTACACAACTCACCGTCTCGTCAGTCTGCAACTTCCTGTGCATGGCGTGGACCACCCTGTGAAGCACACGGGCAATGAATACCAACTTTGACATTGATGCGTGTGAATTCTTACCTTTGCTGCAGCTGATCCTTCTCTGCTTTCAGCGTCCTTAGCCTTGCCATCTTGTCTGCGCACCTGAGACATGGAGGATGTGACTTCACAAGAAAATAAACTTTGCTTTCAGACGTTTGAGTCATCCAATGATAATTCATGAGTTCATGAGTGAAGACTTAAAAGCAGTGATTGACAGAACAACAGTATTGTAAAATTTAACAGCAATCCGGATTATAGTTGTCAATTTTTTGTGCATATACGCAAAGGAACATATTCGGATTTCAAACCGTGTCAGACAACCAATCAATGTGTCAGTCAAGCGAAATTAAAAGTAGAAAATAACGTGTACATTTAGCTGAAATTCGGGTAAGCTAAATGATTCCAGTGTTAGCTGCAATGCTAACGCTgctaaagagcgtaaacaaagtgAGTCTAGAACATTTTAACTTCAAATGAAAACTCGGGAATGGAAATTCTGTACAAGGGTATCGTTaataacatttttatgaatGCTAAATACTTTGAGAACGGGTAGTGCATGTATACATGAGGGGTTTCCATGTTGGTTTGGATGTTTTCCAACATCTATTTTGTGTTCATGGGTGACAATGACGCGGATTTAAAGGGGGACTTCATATTCCAAAAATGTCTTATACCTGACAGTAATAGTTAACAGGCGTAAAACACGGAGGTCAAGCGTAAATGCTCAAAATTGTCAGCGAAATTCTGCGTTGCCTTCACCTTTCCGTGTTCCTTCCGTCCAAGTAAACAAAGTCTCCGGCCTGCACGCAACGGGCGCACGTCAACCTCCGGCGGGATGTGCTACACAGAGGGCACCGCTCAACCGCCACAAAAAGTCCCTCCGCGTCGTCCACAGACTCCACCATGACGCCAGCGGCCGGATGCAGGCGAGGCGGCGGGGGCTGCGGAGGCCTGCTCGCGGAGAAAGAGGCAACTTGGTCCGCGGCGAGCAGCGGTAGTCCCACTGAGGACGCCATCCTAGCGAGGCTAACTGCTGCTAGCCCGTTTGTAGTTTGTTTTCGTTTTACACGACGTAGCTAGTCGTAAACGTTAACACTCTTATTTCGTCCATAGTGAGGTCAGACGTTACAaataattttgttgttgtgaacAGCGGAGGAGATTCACCCAGACTTCCGGTTTGGTTTGCGTAAACCTTGACGTCACGAAAGCTGGGCGGGGTTTCCGCCGAATGTCAACAGAGGCAACGTGGTATTGTTTTCCAAAACATGCTAGCTTATTAGGATTTCTCGACTAACATATGTTATGGGCAATGTTGTCACGAataacttgaaaaagtaatttaattactgattcatctttaaaaaattaatcgttaTTTTACTGATAACTTACTTTGATAATTTAAAAGTAATTGATTGGttactttttaaccaatttttctccctttgccacctcaacataagaaCGACAACAGAaatatgtcattgcatgtaactgactttccgacaattgaagatcagaatttttcacataaggcttaattttcgagttagcggaggtttaattagtcaatggTGTtgttttcaaccaccattgacttgcgctagcttggccactccggagccctgaaactaacaaataactgacaaactgcatggagtttgttgaaatcaactccactgactaactaaatcacactaacTTGAAGAATAggcttaatgtaaaaaattctgaatttcgggttagggttaacagcatatcagtgccgatGTAAAACAACGCAAATTGACTGCAATATAATCAACAAAACACAAATGAATGTCacggtgcaataaacacaatggTGGGGGCGGGCACGGATGCGCGCGCAAAACCCGGAAGTACGCCATACACAGacgtggtcaatttggccacaaaatgtgGCGGCAACTGAGCActatacactcaatcggacttataacacatcccaaagatgctaaacgaatatgtcacctcacagcataaatgtgcaacacgaatatgatgcaAACAATGCTCGCCGATGGATACCCACGCATGTAGCAGCTCCAACCTAtcactggaaccctccagaataaaGGAAAAATATGTTTATTCATGGATCCAcatagatcaacattccctcgcgcatcaatttggccacaaactgtggcggcaactaagcactatacactcaatcggacttacaacacatcccaaagatgctaaacgaacgcgTTACCTCACAGCATAAATTAAAcaagaatatgatgtaaacaatgctcgccgaTGACTACCCATGCATGTAGGAGCTCGAACCTATCGCTGGaagcctccagaatgaaggaaaaatgcgtacattcatggatgcacataaatcaacattccctcgcgcaTCtaaacaggtggctgcactcagcgcatgtgactcgagaccaaacgaAGTCACTGTGAGCAGTTACCATCGAAACAAACTtgtctaacattttctattcaaaatgctctgtaCATGACTATATTATTCTTCATTCTATATACattttatgaggcaataacaaaatagtaacgcacagacactaaggaaactttagattactggtttggaaaaatgaacacgttactcattactgaaagtaATCAAATTACAGTAACGcattagtgacaacactggttatgggTTTTTGTAGCTCAAACTTTTGCACCCATCTCCTCCCACATTTTAATGCTAAAAACTCATGtttttcaacaacagaaaaatcgCCCATTTCA from Corythoichthys intestinalis isolate RoL2023-P3 chromosome 15, ASM3026506v1, whole genome shotgun sequence includes these protein-coding regions:
- the atg14 gene encoding beclin 1-associated autophagy-related key regulator; the encoded protein is MASSVGLPLLAADQVASFSASRPPQPPPPRLHPAAGVMVESVDDAEGLFVAVERCPLCSTSRRRLTCARCVQAGDFVYLDGRNTERCADKMARLRTLKAEKDQLQQRVVHAMHRKLQTDETKWKMMWCRMKMEQINQALICARQDVKSDKELLLRSQEESQRLQRRAGRHQQKQEKIERHNRRLGELLERRRQELRQLLAQLAATRREHIVELTAHIFPTREEKACSRDPADAASECEAALTSSTVSELAEARRTTYLSGRWIWDDQNGETSVSITGPAVTLPSNGDCSAYYSWVDEKSANHGPELDHINPAHTISAALCYATQLLTILSHILDVNLPKKLCNSEFCGDNLSRFRFTRALSKLNTNTLHLCFSQHVDSDKLHPHHTLRNIMFLVSTENANLGRTGPFEASAELEESMEFVEPEASGPAEESGDETVTDDETDLGTDWETVPSPRFCDIPSQPMDLSQSALQVSQPSVNTGGMISSAAASVTSWFRAYTGQR